ACAGAGAGGTTTAATGGGAGTTTACCAAGAGCTTGTGCCGCTGAGATTCGCTTCTTAGGGTCTTTAGTAAGCAACTTCCTCACAAGGTCTTTAGCACTCTCAGATATAGAAGGCCATGGTTGACTCTTAAAATCAATTTCTCCCTTTAGAATCTCATCAAATATCCCCTTCTCATTTTCTACAATGTACCAACAACAATAGAAAACATATAAATCACATAGTTATTAAGTggataaacaaatcaaagactGTGTTCAACTTTTATTACCAGCCCAAAAAGGAGGTACACCACAAAGCAAGATGTATAGAATAATCCCTGCACTCCAAACATCAATTTCCTTTCCATAGCTTCTTCTTAATACCTCAGGAGCAACATAGTAGGCACTTCCTACTATATCTCTGTAAACTTTCcctgcatttttttgtttgttttcagtttaTAAATCAGCACATCAAGCATATGAACACAAGAATCAACTATGAAAAATAGCGAAAAAACGAACACACAATTAGTTCTATCATACTACATATTTGTACAGTGTGTCAGCAAAACACTTGCATACATTCCCAAGTTCACACAAAACTAGCTAAACCTCTGTTTTAAAACTTACCACTAATACTATTCACCAAAACATCACTAAATGAAATAAGATTCTTAATATACAGACCATTCCTGACAAAACCTATATATATCCATAACATATCTCCAACATTCATCAGAATCTTATGAAATCTAAAgcatttgcatatatataactataaaggagaagaagagactcaCCTTCTTCAATGAACACAGACAATCCAAAATCAGTAGCTTTAAGCATAGCATTATCATCAGTACTAGCGAGCAAGAAGTTCTCAGGCTTGAGATCACGATGAATCACTCCCATGAAATGACAAATCTGACAACATTCAAAATCGATCTAATAACACCAGCAGCTGCTCTCTCAGAGTAATGTCCCTGAGCTATAATCCTATCAAACAGTTCACTACCACCACACAACTCCATCACCAGATGTATAGATTGTCTATCTTCGTACGCACCTCTGATCTCAACTATGTTCTCTTGTCCAGACAAATGCTGCATTATCTGAATCTCTCTCTTCACGTCATCTCTGTCCTGCTTTCTCATTAGTTTCCTCTTGAGTATTGATTTGCAAGCGTATACGTTCCCCGTTGAAATCTCTTTGCAGCTGTAGGTTATACCGAATTGGCCTCGACCTAATTCGTGACCTAGCGTGTAATGTTTCCTGATTTCTTCAAAGGGTTTGCCTAGAATTGTCTCTGTTTCTCTAAAGACGATTGGTTTCAATGGTGTTGTTCGAACCTGCTTCTCTTCGATCACCTTATCAATGGGttttgcttcttgttgttgttgattacGATGATTTGGTTGGGTTGTTGTCGGAATTTGATGAGATGGAGGTTTCTGAGGCTCGGAGACGTTACGAGAGACATAGCTTTGGGATTGATTTGTCGGAATTGAGCTTTGTACGCTGCCATTGATGAGATCACTCTCTGTGTTCCGGTGTTTGCTGCTAAAGCAACccatttttagggtttttttgtgtGGAGAATTTCTTGTGTTCTAGGTTAGAGAAGAAGCAATTTTGCTCGATTTTTCacaatgtctttttttttttttttatctttttttaattaccattCTTGGTGAATGTgaagattt
The sequence above is a segment of the Camelina sativa cultivar DH55 chromosome 10, Cs, whole genome shotgun sequence genome. Coding sequences within it:
- the LOC104718124 gene encoding LOW QUALITY PROTEIN: calcium-dependent protein kinase 15-like (The sequence of the model RefSeq protein was modified relative to this genomic sequence to represent the inferred CDS: inserted 1 base in 1 codon), which gives rise to MGCFSSKHRNTESDLINGSVQSSIPTNQSQSYVSRNVSEPQKPPSHQIPTTTQPNHRNQQQQEAKPIDKVIEEKQVRTTPLKPIVFRETETILGKPFEEIRKHYTLGHELGRGQFGITYSCKEISTGNVYACKSILKRKLMRKQDRDDVKREIQIMQHLSGQENIVEIRGAYEDRQSIHLVMELCGGSELFDRIIAQGHYSERAAAGVIRSILNVXQICHFMGVIHRDLKPENFLLASTDDNAMLKATDFGLSVFIEEGKVYRDIVGSAYYVAPEVLRRSYGKEIDVWSAGIILYILLCGVPPFWAENEKGIFDEILKGEIDFKSQPWPSISESAKDLVRKLLTKDPKKRISAAQALEHPWIRGGEAPDKPIDSAVLSRMKQFRAMNKLKKLALKVIAESLSEEEIKGLKTMFANMDTDKSGTITYEELKTGLARLGSKLTEAEVKQLMEAADVDGNGTIDYIEFISATMHRYRFDRDEHVFKAFQYFDKDNSGFITMDELESAMKKYGMGDEASIKEIIAEVDTDNDGRINYEEFCAMMRSGTTQPQQGKLLPFH